One genomic region from Leptospira tipperaryensis encodes:
- a CDS encoding YceI family protein: protein MNLRRISLAFLLILISLTGLQAGNFKLDPAHTSVGFKIKHLGLNNVPGSFKEFQGKFSFDEKSGALSGLDVTIQTASIFTNDEKRDGHLKSKDFFDAEGTPTITFKSAKATVKKGSVSKIAGELTIKGVTKPVVLNVTFNGSAKDPWGTVHFAFEAETKINRKDFGLTWNKALETGGVLVGEEVSIKIEGEAVAE from the coding sequence ATGAATTTGAGAAGAATTTCTTTAGCGTTTCTTTTAATCCTAATCTCTCTGACAGGACTTCAAGCAGGGAACTTTAAATTAGATCCAGCTCACACTTCTGTCGGCTTTAAAATCAAACACCTTGGTTTAAACAATGTTCCGGGTTCTTTTAAAGAATTTCAGGGAAAGTTTAGCTTTGATGAAAAATCCGGAGCGCTTTCCGGACTGGATGTTACGATCCAAACCGCTTCGATTTTTACAAACGATGAAAAACGCGACGGGCATTTGAAATCAAAAGATTTCTTCGATGCGGAAGGAACTCCTACAATCACGTTTAAGTCTGCGAAAGCGACCGTGAAAAAAGGATCGGTTTCTAAAATCGCAGGCGAGCTTACAATCAAAGGTGTTACCAAGCCGGTTGTTTTAAATGTAACCTTTAACGGTTCCGCAAAAGATCCGTGGGGAACGGTTCACTTTGCTTTCGAAGCGGAAACCAAAATCAATCGCAAAGATTTCGGACTGACTTGGAATAAGGCTTTGGAAACCGGCGGAGTTTTGGTTGGAGAAGAAGTTTCAATCAAGATCGAAGGCGAAGCAGTCGCAGAATAA
- a CDS encoding alpha/beta hydrolase family protein, translating into MNRNKKFRIESGISDLENRILPLRNENRERRDSLLGISIRLLLLLSVFVLFQCGRVGQARFFQDQAYHFQTLRALNDIRTDGADTGEVLETIRHIKEGDSESWFLSWEKLAEQVLKRAEKIQDPMSRGYAFLRAHNYIRTAEFFLSPEDERRLPSFQKGVNLFYKGLDTLEVRYERIKVSYEGKQLNAVYYPGPIGSEKKPLIVLVGGFDSTLEELYFVLVKSAYDRGYSVLTYEGPGQGSAIRTQDLGFTPEWEKPTKSVIDTFLSKHSKPTTMILVGMSLGGYLAPRAAAFDDRFAGVVSYDVLYNFGEVAENAVPGFVLWLRKHKYDGLIEFLVSIKSTFSPSFAWGVKNGRWTMKTASSRETLDAFANYSLETIAPKIKQDVLILAGTEDHFIPLKQVEDFKSKLTNARSLTTVIYDRTSGGAEHCQLGAQTLWQADFFDWMMKFNNVK; encoded by the coding sequence ATGAATCGAAATAAAAAGTTTAGAATCGAGAGCGGGATATCGGATTTGGAGAATCGAATCCTTCCGCTTCGTAATGAAAATCGAGAGAGAAGGGACTCTCTTTTGGGAATCTCGATTCGTTTGCTCCTTTTGTTGTCAGTGTTTGTTTTGTTTCAATGCGGGAGGGTCGGACAGGCTCGTTTTTTTCAGGACCAAGCTTATCATTTTCAAACCTTACGCGCGTTAAACGATATTCGAACGGATGGAGCCGATACGGGAGAGGTTTTGGAAACGATTCGTCATATTAAAGAAGGCGATTCCGAAAGTTGGTTTTTATCCTGGGAAAAATTGGCGGAGCAAGTTTTGAAAAGAGCCGAGAAAATTCAGGATCCAATGAGTCGAGGTTACGCTTTTCTTCGCGCGCACAACTATATACGGACCGCGGAATTCTTTCTTTCCCCCGAGGACGAAAGAAGACTTCCTTCCTTTCAAAAAGGAGTCAATCTATTCTACAAAGGTCTGGATACTCTCGAAGTTCGTTATGAACGTATCAAAGTTTCCTATGAAGGTAAACAACTCAATGCCGTTTATTATCCGGGTCCGATCGGTTCTGAAAAAAAGCCGTTGATCGTTCTTGTAGGAGGTTTTGATTCTACTCTCGAAGAATTGTATTTTGTTTTAGTGAAAAGCGCTTATGATCGAGGTTATAGTGTTCTTACGTATGAAGGTCCGGGACAGGGCTCTGCGATAAGAACACAAGACTTAGGTTTTACGCCGGAATGGGAAAAGCCGACAAAGAGCGTAATCGATACGTTTCTTTCCAAACATTCTAAACCTACTACAATGATTTTAGTGGGAATGAGTCTGGGTGGATATTTAGCCCCGCGTGCCGCCGCCTTTGACGATCGTTTTGCAGGAGTTGTCTCCTATGACGTTCTTTACAATTTTGGAGAAGTCGCAGAGAATGCGGTTCCCGGTTTTGTCCTTTGGTTAAGAAAACATAAATACGACGGTCTGATCGAATTTTTGGTTTCCATCAAATCCACCTTTTCTCCAAGTTTTGCTTGGGGAGTAAAGAACGGAAGATGGACTATGAAAACCGCAAGCTCGAGGGAAACGTTAGACGCATTTGCTAACTATTCTCTGGAAACGATAGCTCCTAAAATCAAACAAGACGTTTTGATTCTTGCGGGAACCGAAGATCATTTTATTCCTTTGAAACAAGTGGAAGATTTTAAATCGAAGTTAACAAACGCAAGAAGTTTAACTACTGTGATCTACGATCGGACTTCGGGAGGCGCGGAACACTGTCAACTCGGAGCTCAAACTCTGTGGCAGGCTGATTTTTTTGACTGGATGATGAAATTCAATAATGTGAAATGA
- a CDS encoding TIGR00266 family protein — MKHEILLKPDFPIIQVELENGETIRAESGAMVAMSPTVKMATKAEGGIWASAKRALLSGESFFQNTFKSEGGTGTLFLTSQTQGDIEYRKMKGEELILSRGAYVAGSESLVIDSKWGGFKGFFSGEGLFFLKVSGAGDLFFSSFGAIHTIEVNGQYTVDTGHIVGFEGTLNYTIQKVGGLKSLFLSGEGLVAVFSGSGKLYIQSRNQNAFAGWANQWRRVEKSSSSS, encoded by the coding sequence GTGAAACACGAAATATTACTAAAACCTGATTTTCCAATCATCCAAGTGGAATTAGAAAACGGAGAAACGATCCGTGCCGAGTCCGGCGCGATGGTTGCGATGAGTCCCACCGTAAAGATGGCGACAAAGGCGGAAGGTGGAATCTGGGCTTCCGCAAAACGTGCGTTACTCAGTGGTGAATCCTTTTTTCAAAATACTTTCAAGTCGGAAGGTGGAACGGGAACTCTCTTTTTAACGAGTCAGACCCAAGGCGATATCGAATACCGCAAGATGAAAGGAGAAGAATTGATTCTTAGCCGAGGAGCCTATGTAGCAGGTTCCGAATCCTTGGTCATCGATAGCAAATGGGGTGGATTCAAAGGATTTTTTTCCGGAGAAGGTCTTTTCTTTTTGAAAGTCAGCGGCGCGGGAGATCTTTTCTTTTCGAGCTTTGGCGCGATTCATACGATCGAAGTAAACGGTCAATACACCGTGGACACCGGACATATCGTGGGTTTCGAAGGAACGTTGAACTATACGATTCAAAAAGTCGGCGGTCTCAAGTCTTTGTTCTTGAGTGGAGAAGGTTTGGTCGCGGTTTTTTCGGGAAGCGGAAAACTTTATATTCAATCTAGAAATCAGAACGCATTCGCAGGCTGGGCGAACCAGTGGAGAAGAGTGGAGAAATCTTCCTCTTCGAGCTAA
- a CDS encoding TetR/AcrR family transcriptional regulator: MNSKKKKVRNPVQNRSIERKEKIIEAAYKLVKQRGYSETGIRDIVEVAEVSIGTFYAYYRDKSDIALEIIRKYSEEFYGNLAGDTIDSLKGETDLAIILYEILLRMKKSALKNPKLHRELAVLSLTDEKIAVAVKKIERERIQKEASKLLQHFGGTLELRSEPTSLLIAQRAMDDIVSYMVLHGFDVDPETVLRETALMISSYLLRK, encoded by the coding sequence ATGAATTCTAAGAAGAAAAAAGTCAGAAATCCGGTTCAAAACCGTTCCATTGAAAGAAAGGAAAAAATCATCGAAGCCGCGTATAAGCTCGTAAAACAAAGAGGATATTCCGAAACCGGGATTCGCGATATCGTCGAAGTGGCGGAGGTTTCGATCGGAACCTTTTACGCTTATTACCGGGATAAGAGCGATATCGCGCTGGAGATCATACGGAAATACAGCGAAGAATTCTATGGAAATCTCGCTGGGGATACGATCGACTCGCTAAAAGGAGAGACCGATCTCGCGATCATTCTTTATGAAATTCTGCTTCGAATGAAAAAGTCCGCTTTGAAAAATCCGAAGCTTCATCGTGAACTCGCGGTTCTTTCTCTTACGGATGAAAAGATCGCGGTGGCGGTAAAAAAAATTGAACGGGAAAGGATCCAAAAGGAAGCTTCGAAATTGCTTCAACATTTCGGCGGCACCTTAGAATTGCGTTCCGAACCGACGAGCCTTTTGATCGCACAAAGGGCGATGGACGATATCGTAAGTTATATGGTCTTACACGGATTCGATGTCGATCCGGAAACGGTTCTTCGAGAAACGGCTTTGATGATCAGCTCTTATCTGCTTCGAAAATAA
- a CDS encoding LIC_10421 family protein, translating into MKKIIALALFLSVFSTGVFAISEMETLLVKEATNPELKKIAKEYLLKKAKDHKELAEKYKSLAIRSQGGKAASSNEEHKKYKKLEDHCIQEATEYEKEAAKL; encoded by the coding sequence ATGAAAAAAATCATAGCGTTAGCGCTTTTTCTTTCCGTTTTTTCCACCGGAGTATTTGCCATTTCGGAAATGGAAACGTTGTTGGTAAAAGAAGCAACCAATCCGGAACTCAAGAAAATTGCCAAAGAATATCTGCTGAAAAAAGCGAAGGATCACAAGGAGCTGGCGGAGAAGTATAAGTCTCTTGCCATTCGTAGTCAAGGCGGCAAGGCTGCCTCTTCCAACGAAGAGCATAAGAAGTATAAAAAATTAGAGGATCACTGTATCCAAGAAGCTACGGAATACGAAAAAGAAGCGGCTAAACTCTAA